From one Macaca nemestrina isolate mMacNem1 chromosome 5, mMacNem.hap1, whole genome shotgun sequence genomic stretch:
- the LOC105465630 gene encoding pantetheine hydrolase VNN2 isoform X2 gives MKGARIIVTPEDALYGWEFTRETIFPYLEDIPDPQVNWIPCQDSHRFGHTPVQARLSCLAKINSIYVLANLGDKKPCNSRHSTCPPNGYFQYNTNVVYNPEGKLVARYHKYHLYSEPQFDVPEKPELVTFNTTFGRFGIFTCFDILFYDPAVTLVKDFHVDTILFPTAWMNVLPLLTAIEFHSAWAMGMGVNLLAANIHRVSLNMTGSGIYTPNGSKVYHYDMKTESGKLLLSEVDSHPLSSLAPPTAVNWSAYATTIKPFPVQKSTFRGFISRDGFNFTELFENAGNLTVCQKELCCHLSYRMLQKEENEVYVLGAFTGLHGRRRREYWQVCTMLKCKTTNLTTCGQPVETASTRFEMFSLSGTFGTKYVFPEVLLTEIHLSPGKFEVLKDGRLVNKNGSSGPILTVSLFGRWYTKDSFYSSSGTSNSAITYLLIFILLMIIALQNIVLV, from the exons ATTTGGTCACACACCAGTGCAAGCAAGACTCAGCTGCTTGGCCAAGATCAACTCTATCTATGTCTTGGCAAATTTGGGGGACAAAAAGCCATGTAATTCCCGTCACTCCACATGTCCTCCCAATGGCTACTTTCAATACAATACCAATGTGGTGTATAATCCAGAAGGAAAACTCGTGGCACGTTACCATAAG TACCACCTgtactctgagcctcagtttgatGTCCCTGAAAAGCCGGAGTTGGTGACTTTCAACACCACATTTGGAAGGTTTGGCATTTTCACGTGCTTTGATATACTCTTCTATGATCCCGCTGTTACCCTGGTGAAAGATTTCCATGTGGACACCATACTGTTTCCCACAGCCTGGATGAATGTTTTGCCCCTTTTGACAGCTATTGAATTCCATTCAGCTTGGGCAATGGGAATGGGAGTTAATCTTCTTGCGGCCAATATACATCGTGTCAGCCTAAATATGACAG GAAGTGGTATTTACACACCAAACGGTTCCAAAGTGTATCATTATGACATGAAGACAGAGTCGGGAAAACTCCTCCTTTCGGAGGTGGATTCACACCCCCTATCCTCGCTTGCCCCCCCAACAGCTGTGAATTGGAGTGCCTATGCCACCACCATCAAACCATTTCCAGTACAGAAAAGCACTTTTAGGGGATTTATTTCCCGGGACGGGTTCAACTTCACAGAACTTTTTGAAAATGCAGGAAATCTTACAGTCTGTCAAAAGGAGCTTTGCTGTCATTTAAGCTACAGAATGTTacaaaaagaagagaatgaaGTGTACGTTCTAGGAGCTTTCACAGGATTGCATGGCCGAAGGAGAAGAGAGTACTGGCAG GTTTGCACAATGCTGAAGTGCAAAACTACTAATTTGACAACTTGTGGACAGCCAGTAGAAACTGCTTCTacaagatttgaaatgttctccCTCAGTGGCACATTTGGAACAAAGTATGTTTTTCCTGAAGTGCTACTTACCGAAATTCATCTGTCACCTGGAAAATTTGAA GTGCTGAAAGATGGGCGTTTGGTAAACAAGAATGGATCATCTGGGCCTATACTAACAGTATCCCTCTTTGGGAGGTGGTACACAAAGGACTCATTTTACAGCTCAAGTGGGACCAGCAATTCAGCAATAACTTACCTGCTAATATTCATATTACTAATGATCATAGCTTTGCAAAATATTGTATTGGTATAG